One segment of Anomalospiza imberbis isolate Cuckoo-Finch-1a 21T00152 chromosome 2, ASM3175350v1, whole genome shotgun sequence DNA contains the following:
- the DDX3X gene encoding ATP-dependent RNA helicase DDX3X, with protein MSHVAVENALSLDQQFSGLDLNSSDSQSEGSSTSKGRYIPPHLRNREASKQGFDSGGWSSRRDKDAYSSFGARSDRDAKSSFFDRGTGSRGGRYEERGRGGDYDRSGFGRFDRGGNSRWCDKSDEDDWSKPLPPSERLEQELFSGSNTGINFEKYDDIPVEATGSNCPPHIESFSDVDMGEIIMGNIELTRYTRPTPVQKHAIPIIKEKRDLMACAQTGSGKTAAFLLPILSQIYADGPGDALRAMKENGRYGRRKQYPISLVLAPTRELAVQIYEEARKFAYRSRVRPCVVYGGADIGQQIRDLERGCHLLVATPGRLVDMMERGKIGLDFCKYLVLDEADRMLDMGFEPQIRRIVEQDTMPPKGVRHTMMFSATFPKEIQMLARDFLDEYIFLAVGRVGSTSENITQKVVWVEEPDKRSFLLDLLNATGKDSLTLVFVETKKGADALEDFLYHEGYACTSIHGDRSQRDREEALHQFRSGKSPILVATAVAARGLDISNVKHVINFDLPSDIEEYVHRIGRTGRVGNLGLATSFFNERNINITKDLLDLLVEAKQEVPSWLENMAYEQHHKGGGSRGRSKSSRFSGGFGARDYRTSSGFGSSSSSSSRSTSSRSGGSGSRGFGGGGYGGFYNSDGYGGNYNSQGVDWWGN; from the exons ATGAGTCATGTGGCGGTGGAAAATGCCCTCAGTCTAGACCAGCAG TTTTCTGGTCTAGACTTGAATTCCTCAGACTCTCAGAGTGAAGGAAGCTCTACAAGCA AAGGCCGATACATTCCTCCTCACTTGCGGAACagggaagcttcaaaacagg GTTTCGATAGTGGTGGATGGAGCTCCAGACGAGACAAGGATGCCTACAGCAGCTTCGGTGCGCGTTCCGACCGCGACGCGAAGTCCAGCTTCTTCGACCGCGGGACCGGATCCAGAGGAGGGAG ATATGAGGAGCGTGGCAGAGGCGGGGACTATGACCGGAGTGGCTTTGGCAGATTTGACCGTGGCGGGAACAGCCGCTGGTGTGACAAATCGGATGAGGATGACTGGTCTAAGCCTCTCCCCCCAAGTGAACGCCTAGAACA GGAACTCTTTTCAGGAAGCAATACTGGCATTAACTTTGAGAAATATGATGATATTCCTGTTGAAGCAACAGGCAGCAACTGTCCGCCACATATTGAAAGT TTCAGTGATGTTGACATGGGAGAAATTATCATGGGAAACATTGAACTCACACGCTACACCCGTCCTACTCCAGTCCAGAAACATGCAATACCTATTATTAAAGAAAAGAGAGACTTAATGGCCTGTGCTCAGACAG GCTCTGGGAAAACAGCTGCATTTCTTCTACCAATACTGAGCCAGATATATGCAGATGGCCCTGGTGATGCCTTGAGAGCAATGAAG GAGAATGGGAGGTATGGGCGCCGTAAGCAATATCCAATCTCACTGGTCTTGGCTCCCACTAGAGAATTGGCTGTGCAGATCTATGAGGAAGCCAGAAAG TTTGCATACCGCTCCAGAGTTCGCCCCTGTGTTGTATATGGTGGTGCAGACATTGGCCAGCAGATCCGTGACTTAGAACGTGGATGTCACTTGCTTGTAGCAACTCCAGGACGACTGGTTGATATGATGGAGAGAGGAAAGATTGGACTGGATTTCTGCAA GTACCTAGTCCTTGATGAAGCTGACAGAATGCTTGATATGGGGTTTGAACCACAAATTCGTCGAATTGTTGAACAAGATACTATGCCACCAAAGGGGGTTCGTCACACCATGATGTTCAGTGCTACTTTCCCCAAGGAAATCCAG ATGCTTGCTCGTGACTTCCTTGATGAATACATCTTTCTAGCTGTTGGCAGAGTAGGTTCTACATCTGAGAACATCACACAGAAAGTAGTATGGGTGGAAGAGCCAGACAAACGATCCTTCCTGCTTGACTTGCTAAATGCTACAG GTAAAGATTCCTTGACTCTGGTGTTCGTGGAAACTAAAAAGGGGGCAGATGCTCTTGAGGACTTCCTGTACCACGAAGGCTATGCCTGTACAAGTATCCACGGAGATCGCtcccagagggacagagaggaaGCGCTGCACCAGTTCCGCTCTGGCAAGAGCCCCATTCTTGTTGCCACAGCA GTAGCAGCAAGAGGACTGGATATCTCAAATGTAAAGCATGTCATAAACTTCGACTTGCCAAGTGACATTGAAGAGTACGTACATCGTATTGGCCGTACAGGCCGTGTAGGAAACCTTG GTCTTGCCACTTCATTCTTCAATGAGAGGAACATAAACATTACAAAGGACTTGCTTGATCTCCTTGTGGAGGCTAAGCAAGAAGTACCATCTTGGCTGGAGAACATGGCCTATGAGCAGCATCACAAAGGGGGAGGCAGCCGTGGGCGATCTAAGAG CAGTCGGTTCAGCGGAGGCTTCGGAGCCAGGGACTACAGGACGAGCAGCGGCTtcggcagcagcagctccagcagcagccggTCAACCAGCAGCCGCAGCGGCGGGAGCGGCAGCAGAGGCTTCGGAG GTGGTGGTTATGGAGGCTTCTACAACAGTGATGGATATGGAGGAAACTATAACTCCCAGGGGGTGGACTGGTGGGGCAACTGA